The Arthrobacter sp. D5-1 genome segment TTGGCGGGCCTCCACGGACGGGCGCGGGCGATGCGCGAAACAGCGCTTCAGTTGGCCGACGAGGATGCCGAGGCCTCCAAAGCATTCGGTGCCGCCTTTCGGCTGTCCCCGGGCCCGGAACGGGAAGACGCGATTCACCGGGCATCCGTCGATGCGGCGAAGGCCTCTGCCGTGCTGGGCCAGCGGGCGATCGAGGCCATTGACGACCTGGGCTGGCTTGCCGCCCATGGGAACCCTGCGCTCATAGCGGACGTTGTGGTGGCCTTCGGAGCGCTCAGGGCGGCGATCGCAGGTGCCCGCACCAACGTCAGTTTCGACCTCTCCTCGCTCACTTCTGCTGGCGCTGACCTGGAGCAGGTTCGGGAAAAACATCCTCATCTGTGGGAGACCGTAGAGCGGCTAAGCGATGCCTTGGACCGCATTGACGAACTGACGGCAAGCGTGGACGAAAAAGCGGCGCCTACAACGGCTTAAGTGCGCACCACGTTTGCAAAATTAGTGCGCTGAATTTGCTAACGGGCATTCGAGCGCTGCCGATAGCTGTTGCTGAGCAGGGATCGCTCGATGCATGGCCACGGATTGGCCTTACGACACCACCAGGCAGGACTTTGTGCTTGAATCCGTGACTTCCGCCGCCTTGGCCAGCGCCTTGGACGCGCTTTCCTTGCGCCAGCGGACCATCGCCAACAACATCGCGAATGTGAACACGCCCAATTACCAGGCCAAGAGAGTCTCTTTCGAAGACCAGTTGGCGGCCTCAGTGCGTTCCGGTGATGGCCACGTCAATGCCACAATTTCCCCGTCCGATGAGCCAACCCGGACCGACGGAAACAACGTCAACCTGGATACTGAGACGCTGTCCAACATCGACACCGTGTTGCGCTACCAGTTCGCCTCGAGGGCTGCGGCGGGCGAGTTCACCTCGCTGCGCACGGCGTTGAGGACCAACTGATGACTTTCGACGCAATTGGTATCGCGGGCTCGGCCCTGACCGTCCACCGCAAATGGCTTGATGCGGTCTCGGACAACCTCGCCAACATGAACAATGCCTCCCGTACCGATGGAGAGGCTTTCCGCGCCCGCTACATCGAGGCGGCGGAAGGCAACAACGGCGATGGGGTGTACGTCAAGAGCACGCCTCTGGGGGACGGCGAAGGCCGCATCGTGTACCAACCCGACCATCCCCTGGCTGATGCTGACGGCAATGTGCGATACCCGGACATTGATATGGCGGAGCAGATGGGCACGTTGATCATTGCCCAACGCGGATACCAGGCCAACGCCCAAGTGGTGGACCGGGCCCGCGAAACGTACTTGGCAGCACTCGAGATAGGGAAGTCCTGATGGCGTTGGGACCCATTGAAAGCATTCAGGGCGTCACCGGAACCGGTTACGTCAGCGCTGCACAGCCAGCCGCAGCAAGTGGCGACTTCGGCAGCGCGCTCAGTGGCGCCGTCGACAATTTGCAGTCCCTGCAGTCAACATCCAAGGAACTGGCGGTGTCCGCCGTGACCGGGAACCTGGACGACATCCACAAAGCAACCCTTGCCTCGACGCGCGCGCAGGTGACGTTCGAACTGGTGGCCGCCGTCCGGAACAAGGGCATTGACGCGTTCAACGAGATCATGAGGATGCAGGCCTGATGCCACCCGCGATTACCCAGTTCTTCCGCAAACTCGGCAGCGGAATCCAAGCGTTTTCGCCCGCCCAGCGGACGCTCGCTATTTTGGCCGTCGCCGTGCTGGTCCTTGGCGGCGTCGCGCTGACGGCGTGGTTGGGGAAGCCTGCCTATTCGCCGCTGTTCTCCGGGTTGAAGGACACGGACGCCAACAGCATCGTGGAGCAGCTCCGCAAGGACAACATTCCCTATGAGCTGAGCAACGGCGGTTCCACCATCCTGGTCCCCGAAGACAAGGTGTACGACGAGCGACTGAAGGCTGCCGCCGCGGGGCTCCCGTCAGCTGCTGCCACCGGGTACTCGTTGCTGGACAAACTGGGTGTCACCTCCTCCGAGTTCCAGCAGTCGGTGACCTACAAGCGGGCGCTCGAGGGTGAGCTGAGCACCACCGTCCAGGCCATGGACGGCGTCAAGAGTGCGGCTGTCCGGCTCGCCATCCCTGAGAAGTCAGTCTTTGTGGACACCACCCCGGAGGCCACGGCGTCCGTGTTCGTGGAAACCCAACCCGGCACCACGTTGTCATCGGACAAGGTCCAAGCCATTGTGCACTTGACGTCGGCGGCCATTGAGAACCTCAAACCCACCAATGTCTCAGTGGTTGATTCCCAAGGAAACGTCCTCTCGACGGTAGGCGGCGGGGCAACGGGTTCGTCGTCCAAGCAGGCCGCCGATTACCAGCAGCGGACCTCGGACGCCGTGCGGGCAGTGTTGGACAGCGTAGTGGGACCTGGCAACGCCACAGTGGCTGTCGCCGCCGATGTCACTGCGGAATCGGCCCAGCAGCGCAGCGAAACCTTCACCCCGGCAGCGGACACCCCGGCGCTCAGCGAATCCACTAAAACGGAGACATACACCGGAACGGGCGGCGGAGCAGCAGGGGTCCTGGGGCCGGACAACATCGCAGTTCCGGGCGGCACCGATGCCAACGGCAGCTACGATTCCAGCGATACCACCAAGAACAACGCCGTCAACAAGGTCACTGAGGACCGCACCATCCCGCAAGGTGCCGTTAAGCGCCAGACCATCTCCGTGGCGATCAACCAAGCCGCTGCCGGCGGCGTCAACGTGGACTCTGTGCGCGCGCTGGTCACCTCGGCGGCCGGGATCGATGCCGCTCGCGGTGACGTGGTCACTGTAGAGGTGCTCCCGTTCAGCACTGCGGCGGCGGACAAAGCCGCCGAGGCACTGGGGGCTGCACAAGCCGATGCGGAAGCAGCCAAGGAAGCTGCGCTGATGAACACGCTCATCCTCGCCGGCAGCATCATGCTGGCAGCGATCGCGCTGATCGTGGCAGTGCTCATCACCCTGAAGCGCCGCCAACGCCGTGAGCCCGTGGATCTCGGGGAACGGCCTGATTTCGACGCCCTGCCGGTACCCAGCCCGACGCCGGCCATCACCGGACCGGCGACCACCGCCATCGAGCTGACGTCCATCCAGCCCGCTGCGCCCATCCAGCCGACTCCGGCGTTGCCCCTCCCGGGCTCGGACGCCCTGGACGGCGAGCTGAAACGCGCCCAGATCGAGGCCATGGTGGCGGACAATCCCGCCCGCACAGCCGAGTATCTGCGCGGTCTCATGGATGAAAGGCAATCCGTATGAGCCACGCGGTTCCGGAAGCATCAGCCCTGAACGGAGTGCAGAAGGTGGCGGTGGTGCTCATGCAGATGAGTCCCACCAGCGCGGCCTCGGTCATGGCCCAATTCTCCGAATCCGAAGCAGAGGACATAGCCGCCGAGATCGTACGGCTCCGCCGCGTCTCCTCGGTCGTGGCGGACCACGTCATCAACGAGTTTCACGGACTGGCCCTCAGCGGCCGCCGCACGGCCCGCGGCGGCCAGGAATTCGCCGTCGGGCTTCTTGAAGCGTCCTTCGGCGCGGACAAAGCCGCAGGCTTCATGGACCGCCTCGCATCCACCATGGCCGGGAAGTCCTTCGAGTTCCTGGAAATGATGGACCCCGGGCAGATACTGGCTTTGATCGACGGTGAGCTCCCGCAAACCATCGCACTGATTTTGGCCCACTTGCGCCCCGGGAAGGCCTCCGCGGTGATGTCCGGTCTGGGGGATGTGCAACGGATCGAGGTTGCCCGCTGCATCGCGACCATGGGCTCGGCATCGCCAGAAGCAGTTGGCATCGTGGCTGAGACCCTCAAAATCCGGGCAGGCGCCGTCATGTCGCAACGGAAGTCGAACGAGATCGTGGGCGGCATCCAGCCATTGGTGGACATCATCAACCGGTCCGACGTCACCACTGAACGCTCTGTGCTGGACGGCTTGGGCACGCTTGATCCGGAGCTCGCCACCGAGGTTCGCGCCCGCATGCTCACGTTCGTGGACATCGTGAAGTTGGAGCCGCGGGACATCCAGCAGATCCTCCGCGGGGTCAGCGCCGACGTCCTGGCCGTGGCCATGAAAGGCGCCCCCACGGTGGTGCTGGACACTGTCCGCGCCAACATGTCCGGTCGCAACCTCGAAATCCTCGAGTCCGAAATGGCGGCGTCCGGTCCCGTCCGGGCCTCGCAGGTAGAGGAAGCCCGGGCCGAGATCGTCCGCTCCATCCGCGAACTCGAAGCCGAAGGCGCCATCGTTGTCCGCCGCGGGGACGAGGACGACTTTGTCTACTGAGCACTTCACCCGTGTCACCTTCCCGGCTATTGGCGGCCCGGAACGTTCCACCGAGACCGATCGCGGATTCGTCCAGGGCCACGCTGCCGGCTACGCCGCCGGGATCCACGCTGCTGCGGCCGAGCAGCGCCAGCTTCAGGAACGTCTGAGGACAGAGCATGAGGACATGCTCGACGCCGGCCGCTCGGCTGCGGCACATGCCGTTCAGCTTTTGCAGGCGGCAGCTGCAGCGGCCCAGCAGCGCCAGGAAGTCGCTGTGGACGACGTGCAGGATGTACTGGCGGCCAGTGCGGTCGAACTCGCCGAAGCCATCCTGGGTTACGAACTTGCCAAGGGGGAGAACACCGCCTGGGCAGCGCTGGACCGGGCGCTGGGAGCGCAGGGTACCGGCGTTGGACGCGTCACCGCGGTGCGCCTCCACCCGGGCGACGTTGCGGCGCTGGCGACGTCCGGCGTCGTGGACGTTGCCGGTGTTGAACTGAAGCCGGACCCTACGCTCAACCCTGGTGACGCCGTCGGGGAGTATCCGGACGGGTGGATCGATGCCCGCATCGGCAGCGCGCTGGAGCGGGCCAAACAGGCGCTGCTGGGACCTGAGGCATGAGGCCCCACGCGGTCCGCTTCCACGCTGCGTTGGCCGCTGCCGCGCCGCAGCGGGTCGGGACCGTCACGTCAGTGCTTGGCCTGGGGCTGGAAATCGCCGGACTGGATTGCGCGGTTGGCGAGCTCGTCACAGTGGGCGCCGGTCCTGAAACGCTCGACGCCGAAGTGGTTGCCTCGGTCAGCGGGACCGTGCGGTGCATGCCCCTCGGCCGGCTGACCGGTGTTGCCGCGGGAGCTCCCGCACG includes the following:
- a CDS encoding cyclodeaminase/cyclohydrolase family protein; the encoded protein is MNNSESVTTRGSTVEDWTRALAESTGSPGGGAGTGVMLAIAASLTSMVAGYTEGGHAELAGLHGRARAMRETALQLADEDAEASKAFGAAFRLSPGPEREDAIHRASVDAAKASAVLGQRAIEAIDDLGWLAAHGNPALIADVVVAFGALRAAIAGARTNVSFDLSSLTSAGADLEQVREKHPHLWETVERLSDALDRIDELTASVDEKAAPTTA
- the fliG gene encoding flagellar motor switch protein FliG, encoding MSHAVPEASALNGVQKVAVVLMQMSPTSAASVMAQFSESEAEDIAAEIVRLRRVSSVVADHVINEFHGLALSGRRTARGGQEFAVGLLEASFGADKAAGFMDRLASTMAGKSFEFLEMMDPGQILALIDGELPQTIALILAHLRPGKASAVMSGLGDVQRIEVARCIATMGSASPEAVGIVAETLKIRAGAVMSQRKSNEIVGGIQPLVDIINRSDVTTERSVLDGLGTLDPELATEVRARMLTFVDIVKLEPRDIQQILRGVSADVLAVAMKGAPTVVLDTVRANMSGRNLEILESEMAASGPVRASQVEEARAEIVRSIRELEAEGAIVVRRGDEDDFVY
- a CDS encoding FliH/SctL family protein, which gives rise to MSTEHFTRVTFPAIGGPERSTETDRGFVQGHAAGYAAGIHAAAAEQRQLQERLRTEHEDMLDAGRSAAAHAVQLLQAAAAAAQQRQEVAVDDVQDVLAASAVELAEAILGYELAKGENTAWAALDRALGAQGTGVGRVTAVRLHPGDVAALATSGVVDVAGVELKPDPTLNPGDAVGEYPDGWIDARIGSALERAKQALLGPEA
- the flgB gene encoding flagellar basal body rod protein FlgB, which produces MLESVTSAALASALDALSLRQRTIANNIANVNTPNYQAKRVSFEDQLAASVRSGDGHVNATISPSDEPTRTDGNNVNLDTETLSNIDTVLRYQFASRAAAGEFTSLRTALRTN
- a CDS encoding flagellar basal body rod C-terminal domain-containing protein, translating into MTFDAIGIAGSALTVHRKWLDAVSDNLANMNNASRTDGEAFRARYIEAAEGNNGDGVYVKSTPLGDGEGRIVYQPDHPLADADGNVRYPDIDMAEQMGTLIIAQRGYQANAQVVDRARETYLAALEIGKS
- the fliF gene encoding flagellar basal-body MS-ring/collar protein FliF; this encodes MPPAITQFFRKLGSGIQAFSPAQRTLAILAVAVLVLGGVALTAWLGKPAYSPLFSGLKDTDANSIVEQLRKDNIPYELSNGGSTILVPEDKVYDERLKAAAAGLPSAAATGYSLLDKLGVTSSEFQQSVTYKRALEGELSTTVQAMDGVKSAAVRLAIPEKSVFVDTTPEATASVFVETQPGTTLSSDKVQAIVHLTSAAIENLKPTNVSVVDSQGNVLSTVGGGATGSSSKQAADYQQRTSDAVRAVLDSVVGPGNATVAVAADVTAESAQQRSETFTPAADTPALSESTKTETYTGTGGGAAGVLGPDNIAVPGGTDANGSYDSSDTTKNNAVNKVTEDRTIPQGAVKRQTISVAINQAAAGGVNVDSVRALVTSAAGIDAARGDVVTVEVLPFSTAAADKAAEALGAAQADAEAAKEAALMNTLILAGSIMLAAIALIVAVLITLKRRQRREPVDLGERPDFDALPVPSPTPAITGPATTAIELTSIQPAAPIQPTPALPLPGSDALDGELKRAQIEAMVADNPARTAEYLRGLMDERQSV
- a CDS encoding flagellar hook-basal body complex protein FliE, whose amino-acid sequence is MALGPIESIQGVTGTGYVSAAQPAAASGDFGSALSGAVDNLQSLQSTSKELAVSAVTGNLDDIHKATLASTRAQVTFELVAAVRNKGIDAFNEIMRMQA